Proteins co-encoded in one Astyanax mexicanus isolate ESR-SI-001 chromosome 1, AstMex3_surface, whole genome shotgun sequence genomic window:
- the nktr gene encoding NK-tumor recognition protein isoform X2, translating to MEEEESPYSVATLKRVWSFAKWKDENFILKHDRAFLLSMANRGKDTNGSQFFITTKTAPHLDGVHVVFGLVISGFEVIKRIESLKTDSASRPYADVRVIDCGQLITKSANDVLEGKKRKAFYSEDDSASSSDSQTSFESGEESNRNFTPRKKRNASKHPKRRRREGGRKEKRCEKTTNKGSPAEQDMAEEEDGGKEQNVKREKPVVRPEEIPPVPENRFLLRRDMPTQEGIADGTEQETATAPGDPKPAVTKSGRKLKGRGTMRYHTPPLEKSRSESEEERGSSETPPHWKEEMQRTKNYQPPSVEKWSKEEWNDRSDTPWSRSRSRSRLRTRSRSREHSSDQTSDHSIKRHRHRKEKKKAKRKKKAKKRKHSKKHKKNKLKDASPSEDEKSVSSSKRSRPSSYPGRRSHSRSRSFSTSHHSHRTNESGSNRRRSSSHSSRDSRSYSRSRGRSYSRSRSRSDSKFRSTSRSRSRSRSGRSITTSRSRSRSSSSFRTKSRSRSRSRYRSQSPRYRKRSRSPKRTKLNEGSMKKVSNPIPNTTQGKTPPTSSEGVSVLPLSDSPPPSRWKPGQKPWKPSYVRVEETKTKTGLPSRDLVGRTPGTNLEREAQPVFHSKLEKPTSQRDPNSSRLYSANSKKTDSLLRRGSSRSQSSSRSRSRNRSRSRSVSPGLNNRSSYSSSSSTRSDSYDSYRKFTSDMRGKQHHGHYQKKQKRTKNAIQIHPKQDASPFHSIDGTESSINHPRPRHNSSEVQEKKPEHLSERAKNFSQNKTLLVGVVNSKPGSGWESDSDNLSKQASGGKPSTIQIPLNHQGELSENQKKEILARCWESESETEMPESSTAIGETKCLSDKEEGEASSESESDDAAIMFHKLRQVSRVPGDLKSSEEHRNENTKHEKHKSKKTKRKHKHRRRNSDRSGSNRSKAKTKKSKKKHQKPKETFHWQPPLEFGEEGEDDDSLAQLKNVDMAQKSAVKDEPPKSDKVTQLNCVSERSSEKAGHDSSTGDHYSRNMMKSQQTKLNTRVEKSQAQNDHPHISLKQSNANAASCSQERLTDQDDMEICTPEHMPETNTEPSGPSVVELSSLTKTASNGNLLLPQRDQKASVNVSSILTHSNQPGEAPSENAGLAGDTKWKPLKGATVVQAFNAVPLVMKINKPQLSTEGKTQGLKIEIKSKSKVRPGSLFDEVRKTARLNQRPRNQDSSSDEDSPSAAEEQAASQRLSRSKSRSTTSPRSRHRGRSHSYSRSRSRSFSYSSRSYSRSRSRRKHSRDRFRSRSSSYRSHTYSRSRSRSWSRGRRKSRSYTYDSYSSRSRSGSRRRHHRRSKSRSRSYRSYSRSSSRHGSRSSRYS from the exons ATGGAAGAGGAGGAGAGTCCATATTCGGTGGCTACTTTGAAG agaGTGTGGTCTTTTGCAAAATGGAAAG ACGAGAACTTTATTCTCAAACATGACAGAGCCTTCCTCTTGTCCATGGCCAACCGCGGCAAAGACACCAACGGTTCTCAGTTTTTCAT AACTACTAAGACAGCACCGCATCTTGATGG AGTCCATGTGGTCTTCGGGCTGGTCATCTCTGGTTTTGAAGTGATAAAAAGAATCGAGAGCCTGAAGACTGACTCAGCCAGCAGACCCTACGCTGATGTCAGAGTGATAGACTGTGGACAGCTAATAACAAAATCTGCTAATGATG TGCTTGAAGGCAAGAAGAGGAAGGCCTTCTATTCTGAAGATGATTCTGCAAGCTCTTCAGACTCACAGACCTCATTCGAGTCTGGAGAGGAATCTAACAGAAACTTTACTCCCCGAAAGAAGAGGAACGCTTCCAAACACCCAAAGAGGCGAAGGAGAGAAGGTGGGAGGAAAGAGAAGCGGTGTGAAAAAACGACAAATAAAGgaag CCCTGCTGAGCAGGACATGGCAGAGGAAGAGGATGGAGGGAAGGAGCAGAatgtaaagagagagaaaccTGTGGTTCGACCAGAGGAGATCCCGCCTGTGCCAGAGAACCGCTTCCTGCTCCGTCGTGACATGCCAACCCAGGAAGGAATAGCTGATGG GACTGAGCAAGAGACAGCTACAGCCCCCGGTGACCCTAAGCCAGCTGTCACAAAATCTGGGAGGAAGCTCAAAGGCAGGGGAACCATG AGATACCATACCCCTCCTCTGGAAAAGTCTCGGTCCGAATCTGAGGAAGAGAGGGGGAGCAGCGAGACTCCTCCACACTGGAAAGAGGAGATGCAGAGAACCAAGAATTACCAGCCCCCGAGTGTAGAGAAATGGAGCAAAGAAGA ATGGAATGACAGAAGTGACACCCCATGGTCACGGTCCAGGTCGCGGTCCAGGTTGCGGACCAGGTCGCGGTCCCGAGAACATTCTTCAGATCAGACCTCGGACCACTCCATCAAGCGTCACCgacacagaaaagaaaagaaaaaggccaAACGAAAGAAGAAGGCCAAGAAACGGAAACATTCAAAGAAACATAAAAAGAACAAATTAAAAGATGCCTCCCCTTCAGAGGATGAGAAATCAGTGTCCTCTAGTAAAAGGTCAAGACCGTCTAGCTATCCTGGTAGGAGGTCACATTCCCGCTCTCGCTCTTTTTCCACTTCACATCACTCACATAGAACTAATGAATCAGGCTCAAACCGGAGACGCTCCTCATCACATTCATCAAGAGATTCACGGTCCTATTCCAGATCAAGGGGCAGATCCTATTCCAGAAGTCGCTCAAGATCGGATAGTAAGTTTAGGTCCACCTCAAGGTCTAGGTCACGAAGTCGATCTGGACGCTCCATTACTACATCACGGTCCCGATCTCGCTCTAGCTCCAGTTTTAGGACAAAGTCCAGGAGTAGATCTAGGTCCAGGTACAGGTCACAATCACCACGTTACAGAAAAAGGTCAAGATCTCCTAAAAGAACAAAGCTGAATGAGGGCAGCATGAAGAAAGTTAGCAATCCCATACCCAACACTACTCAAGGCAAAACACCCCCGACCTCATCTGAGGGGGTCTCTGTGCTGCCTTTGAGTGACAGCCCACCACCTTCTAGATGGAAACCTGGCCAGAAACCTTGGAAGCCTTCTTACGTCCGTGTCGAAGAAACCAAGACCAAGACAGGCTTACCTTCCCGTGATCTAGTCGGCCGAACTCCAGGCACAAATCTAGAGAGGGAAGCACAGCCTGTGTTTCACAGTAAGTTGGAGAAACCTACAAGTCAAAGGGACCCTAATAGTTCTAGGCTGTATAGTGCTAACAGCAAAAAAACGGATAGCCTGCTGCGAAGAGGATCATCCAGGAGTCAATCGTCTAGCCGGTCAAGAAGCAGGAACCGCTCAAGATCCCGGTCAGTGTCTCCTGGCTTGAACAACAGATCTTCCTATTCTTCCTCCTCTTCTACAAGGTCAGACTCTTATGATTCATATAGAAAATTTACTTCAGATATGAGGGGGAAACAGCATCATGGTCATTATCAAAAGAAGCAAAAAAGGACCAAGAATGCCATACAAATCCATCCCAAACAAGATGCATCTCCTTTTCATTCAATTGATGGAACTGAAAGTAGCATAAACCATCCCAGACCCAGACACAACAGTTCAGAAGTGCAGGAAAAGAAACCTGAACATTTGTCAGAGAGAGCAAAGAATTTTAGTCAAAACAAAACATTGCTTGTAGGTGTCGTGAACAGTAAACCAGGATCTGGATGGGAAAGTGACAGTGATAATTTGAGCAAACAGGCCTCTGGCGGGAAGCCTAGTACTATTCAGATTCCTCTCAATCACCAAGGAGAACTTTCTGAAAACCAAAAGAAGGAGATTTTGGCTCGTTGTTGGGAATCAGAAAGTGAAACTGAAATGCCAGAATCAAGTACTGCAATTGGTGAAACTAAATGTTTGTCAGACAAGGAGGAGGGGGAAGCCAGTTCCGAATCTGAAAGCGATGATGCTGCCATTATGTTCCACAAACTGAGGCAAGTCTCTAGGGTACCAGGTGATTTAAAAAGTAGTGAGGAACATCGTAATGAAAATACAAAGCATGAAAAGCACAAGAGCAAGAAGACCAAGCGGAAGCACAAGCACAGGAGGAGAAACTCTGATAGGTCTGGCTCTAATCGATCAAAGGCCAAAACGAAAAAGTCCAAGAAGAAGCACCAGAAGCCAAAAGAAACGTTCCACTGGCAGCCACCCCTAGAGTTTGGTGAAGAAGGGGAGGATGATGATTCGCTCGCTCAGTTAAAGAATGTGGACATGGCACAGAAAAGTGCTGTCAAGGACGAGCCACCAAAATCAGATAAAGTCACGCAGCTGAACTGTGTGTCTGAGAGGAGTTCTGAGAAGGCAGGTCACGACTCATCTACAGGTGATCATTATTCTAGGAATATGATGAAAAGCCAGCAAACTAAACTGAATACTCGAGTGGAAAAAAGCCAGGCACAAAACGACCATCCACACATCAGTTTGAAACAGTCAAATGCGAATGCTGCATCTTGTTCCCAAGAACGACTAACAGACCAAGATGATATGGAGATATGTACGCCAGAACACATGCCAGAGACCAACACAGAACCATCAGGACCTTCTGTGGTTGAATTATCATCATTAACGAAAACTGCGAGTAATGGCAATTTACTTCTGCCTCAAAGAGATCAAAAAGCCTCAGTTAATGTTTCATCTATATTAACTCATTCCAACCAACCAGGAGAAGCACCGTCTGAAAACGCTGGTCTAGCAGGTGATACCAAATGGAAACCTTTAAAGGGTGCAACTGTAGTACAGGCGTTTAATGCAGTTCCTCTGGTTATGAAGATAAACAAGCCACAGCTATCAACTGAGGGTAAAACTCAGGGTCTCAAGATTGAAATCAAGAGCAAAAGCAAAGTCCGTCCAGGCTCACTTTTCGACGAGGTGCGGAAGACGGCTCGGTTAAACCAGCGGCCCAGAAATCAGGACAGTTCCAGCGATGAGGATTCTCCTTCTGCAGCAGAAGAGCAAGCTGCATCTCAGAGACTCTCTCGGAGTAAATCCCGTTCTACAACCAGTCCAAGGTCCCGACATAGAGGCAGGTCCCATTCATACAGCAGGAGCAGGTCCAGGAGCTTCAGCTATTCTTCCAG AAGCTACAGTAGAAGTAGAAGCAGAAGGAAGCACAGTAGAGACCGTTTTCGTTCTCGAAGTAGTAGCTATCGTAG ccacACCTACAGTAGAAGTCGTTCCAGAAGTTGGTCCAGGGGTCGCCGGAAGTCAAG ATCGTACACTTATGACAGCTACTCCAGTCGCAGCCGCAGTGGGAGCAGAAGGCGGCACCATAGACGAAGTAAAAGCAGATCCAG ATCGTACCGCTCCTACAGTCGCAGTTCATCAAGGCACGGGAGTCGAAGCAGTCGATACAGCTGA
- the nktr gene encoding NK-tumor recognition protein isoform X1, which yields MGVKDRPQCYFDVEINREPVGRIVFQLFSDVCPKTSKNFLCLCTGEKGTGKSTGKKLCFKGSTFHRVVKNFMIQGGDFTEGNGRGGESIFGGYFEDENFILKHDRAFLLSMANRGKDTNGSQFFITTKTAPHLDGVHVVFGLVISGFEVIKRIESLKTDSASRPYADVRVIDCGQLITKSANDVLEGKKRKAFYSEDDSASSSDSQTSFESGEESNRNFTPRKKRNASKHPKRRRREGGRKEKRCEKTTNKGSPAEQDMAEEEDGGKEQNVKREKPVVRPEEIPPVPENRFLLRRDMPTQEGIADGTEQETATAPGDPKPAVTKSGRKLKGRGTMRYHTPPLEKSRSESEEERGSSETPPHWKEEMQRTKNYQPPSVEKWSKEEWNDRSDTPWSRSRSRSRLRTRSRSREHSSDQTSDHSIKRHRHRKEKKKAKRKKKAKKRKHSKKHKKNKLKDASPSEDEKSVSSSKRSRPSSYPGRRSHSRSRSFSTSHHSHRTNESGSNRRRSSSHSSRDSRSYSRSRGRSYSRSRSRSDSKFRSTSRSRSRSRSGRSITTSRSRSRSSSSFRTKSRSRSRSRYRSQSPRYRKRSRSPKRTKLNEGSMKKVSNPIPNTTQGKTPPTSSEGVSVLPLSDSPPPSRWKPGQKPWKPSYVRVEETKTKTGLPSRDLVGRTPGTNLEREAQPVFHSKLEKPTSQRDPNSSRLYSANSKKTDSLLRRGSSRSQSSSRSRSRNRSRSRSVSPGLNNRSSYSSSSSTRSDSYDSYRKFTSDMRGKQHHGHYQKKQKRTKNAIQIHPKQDASPFHSIDGTESSINHPRPRHNSSEVQEKKPEHLSERAKNFSQNKTLLVGVVNSKPGSGWESDSDNLSKQASGGKPSTIQIPLNHQGELSENQKKEILARCWESESETEMPESSTAIGETKCLSDKEEGEASSESESDDAAIMFHKLRQVSRVPGDLKSSEEHRNENTKHEKHKSKKTKRKHKHRRRNSDRSGSNRSKAKTKKSKKKHQKPKETFHWQPPLEFGEEGEDDDSLAQLKNVDMAQKSAVKDEPPKSDKVTQLNCVSERSSEKAGHDSSTGDHYSRNMMKSQQTKLNTRVEKSQAQNDHPHISLKQSNANAASCSQERLTDQDDMEICTPEHMPETNTEPSGPSVVELSSLTKTASNGNLLLPQRDQKASVNVSSILTHSNQPGEAPSENAGLAGDTKWKPLKGATVVQAFNAVPLVMKINKPQLSTEGKTQGLKIEIKSKSKVRPGSLFDEVRKTARLNQRPRNQDSSSDEDSPSAAEEQAASQRLSRSKSRSTTSPRSRHRGRSHSYSRSRSRSFSYSSRSYSRSRSRRKHSRDRFRSRSSSYRSHTYSRSRSRSWSRGRRKSRSYTYDSYSSRSRSGSRRRHHRRSKSRSRSYRSYSRSSSRHGSRSSRYS from the exons ATGGGGGTGAAAGATCGGCCTCAGTGCTACTTTGATGTGGAGATCAACAGAGAGCCAG TTGGACGCATTGTCTTTCAGCTGTTCTCAGACGTTTGTCCAAAGACCAGCAAAAATTTCCTCTGCTTATGTACTG GTGAAAAAGGCACTGGAAAAAGTACAGGAAAAAAACTGTGCTTCAAAGGCTCTACATTCCATCGGGTAGTTAAGAACTTCATGATCCAAGGGGGAGATTTCACTGAAG GCAATGGAAGAGGAGGAGAGTCCATATTCGGTGGCTACTTTGAAG ACGAGAACTTTATTCTCAAACATGACAGAGCCTTCCTCTTGTCCATGGCCAACCGCGGCAAAGACACCAACGGTTCTCAGTTTTTCAT AACTACTAAGACAGCACCGCATCTTGATGG AGTCCATGTGGTCTTCGGGCTGGTCATCTCTGGTTTTGAAGTGATAAAAAGAATCGAGAGCCTGAAGACTGACTCAGCCAGCAGACCCTACGCTGATGTCAGAGTGATAGACTGTGGACAGCTAATAACAAAATCTGCTAATGATG TGCTTGAAGGCAAGAAGAGGAAGGCCTTCTATTCTGAAGATGATTCTGCAAGCTCTTCAGACTCACAGACCTCATTCGAGTCTGGAGAGGAATCTAACAGAAACTTTACTCCCCGAAAGAAGAGGAACGCTTCCAAACACCCAAAGAGGCGAAGGAGAGAAGGTGGGAGGAAAGAGAAGCGGTGTGAAAAAACGACAAATAAAGgaag CCCTGCTGAGCAGGACATGGCAGAGGAAGAGGATGGAGGGAAGGAGCAGAatgtaaagagagagaaaccTGTGGTTCGACCAGAGGAGATCCCGCCTGTGCCAGAGAACCGCTTCCTGCTCCGTCGTGACATGCCAACCCAGGAAGGAATAGCTGATGG GACTGAGCAAGAGACAGCTACAGCCCCCGGTGACCCTAAGCCAGCTGTCACAAAATCTGGGAGGAAGCTCAAAGGCAGGGGAACCATG AGATACCATACCCCTCCTCTGGAAAAGTCTCGGTCCGAATCTGAGGAAGAGAGGGGGAGCAGCGAGACTCCTCCACACTGGAAAGAGGAGATGCAGAGAACCAAGAATTACCAGCCCCCGAGTGTAGAGAAATGGAGCAAAGAAGA ATGGAATGACAGAAGTGACACCCCATGGTCACGGTCCAGGTCGCGGTCCAGGTTGCGGACCAGGTCGCGGTCCCGAGAACATTCTTCAGATCAGACCTCGGACCACTCCATCAAGCGTCACCgacacagaaaagaaaagaaaaaggccaAACGAAAGAAGAAGGCCAAGAAACGGAAACATTCAAAGAAACATAAAAAGAACAAATTAAAAGATGCCTCCCCTTCAGAGGATGAGAAATCAGTGTCCTCTAGTAAAAGGTCAAGACCGTCTAGCTATCCTGGTAGGAGGTCACATTCCCGCTCTCGCTCTTTTTCCACTTCACATCACTCACATAGAACTAATGAATCAGGCTCAAACCGGAGACGCTCCTCATCACATTCATCAAGAGATTCACGGTCCTATTCCAGATCAAGGGGCAGATCCTATTCCAGAAGTCGCTCAAGATCGGATAGTAAGTTTAGGTCCACCTCAAGGTCTAGGTCACGAAGTCGATCTGGACGCTCCATTACTACATCACGGTCCCGATCTCGCTCTAGCTCCAGTTTTAGGACAAAGTCCAGGAGTAGATCTAGGTCCAGGTACAGGTCACAATCACCACGTTACAGAAAAAGGTCAAGATCTCCTAAAAGAACAAAGCTGAATGAGGGCAGCATGAAGAAAGTTAGCAATCCCATACCCAACACTACTCAAGGCAAAACACCCCCGACCTCATCTGAGGGGGTCTCTGTGCTGCCTTTGAGTGACAGCCCACCACCTTCTAGATGGAAACCTGGCCAGAAACCTTGGAAGCCTTCTTACGTCCGTGTCGAAGAAACCAAGACCAAGACAGGCTTACCTTCCCGTGATCTAGTCGGCCGAACTCCAGGCACAAATCTAGAGAGGGAAGCACAGCCTGTGTTTCACAGTAAGTTGGAGAAACCTACAAGTCAAAGGGACCCTAATAGTTCTAGGCTGTATAGTGCTAACAGCAAAAAAACGGATAGCCTGCTGCGAAGAGGATCATCCAGGAGTCAATCGTCTAGCCGGTCAAGAAGCAGGAACCGCTCAAGATCCCGGTCAGTGTCTCCTGGCTTGAACAACAGATCTTCCTATTCTTCCTCCTCTTCTACAAGGTCAGACTCTTATGATTCATATAGAAAATTTACTTCAGATATGAGGGGGAAACAGCATCATGGTCATTATCAAAAGAAGCAAAAAAGGACCAAGAATGCCATACAAATCCATCCCAAACAAGATGCATCTCCTTTTCATTCAATTGATGGAACTGAAAGTAGCATAAACCATCCCAGACCCAGACACAACAGTTCAGAAGTGCAGGAAAAGAAACCTGAACATTTGTCAGAGAGAGCAAAGAATTTTAGTCAAAACAAAACATTGCTTGTAGGTGTCGTGAACAGTAAACCAGGATCTGGATGGGAAAGTGACAGTGATAATTTGAGCAAACAGGCCTCTGGCGGGAAGCCTAGTACTATTCAGATTCCTCTCAATCACCAAGGAGAACTTTCTGAAAACCAAAAGAAGGAGATTTTGGCTCGTTGTTGGGAATCAGAAAGTGAAACTGAAATGCCAGAATCAAGTACTGCAATTGGTGAAACTAAATGTTTGTCAGACAAGGAGGAGGGGGAAGCCAGTTCCGAATCTGAAAGCGATGATGCTGCCATTATGTTCCACAAACTGAGGCAAGTCTCTAGGGTACCAGGTGATTTAAAAAGTAGTGAGGAACATCGTAATGAAAATACAAAGCATGAAAAGCACAAGAGCAAGAAGACCAAGCGGAAGCACAAGCACAGGAGGAGAAACTCTGATAGGTCTGGCTCTAATCGATCAAAGGCCAAAACGAAAAAGTCCAAGAAGAAGCACCAGAAGCCAAAAGAAACGTTCCACTGGCAGCCACCCCTAGAGTTTGGTGAAGAAGGGGAGGATGATGATTCGCTCGCTCAGTTAAAGAATGTGGACATGGCACAGAAAAGTGCTGTCAAGGACGAGCCACCAAAATCAGATAAAGTCACGCAGCTGAACTGTGTGTCTGAGAGGAGTTCTGAGAAGGCAGGTCACGACTCATCTACAGGTGATCATTATTCTAGGAATATGATGAAAAGCCAGCAAACTAAACTGAATACTCGAGTGGAAAAAAGCCAGGCACAAAACGACCATCCACACATCAGTTTGAAACAGTCAAATGCGAATGCTGCATCTTGTTCCCAAGAACGACTAACAGACCAAGATGATATGGAGATATGTACGCCAGAACACATGCCAGAGACCAACACAGAACCATCAGGACCTTCTGTGGTTGAATTATCATCATTAACGAAAACTGCGAGTAATGGCAATTTACTTCTGCCTCAAAGAGATCAAAAAGCCTCAGTTAATGTTTCATCTATATTAACTCATTCCAACCAACCAGGAGAAGCACCGTCTGAAAACGCTGGTCTAGCAGGTGATACCAAATGGAAACCTTTAAAGGGTGCAACTGTAGTACAGGCGTTTAATGCAGTTCCTCTGGTTATGAAGATAAACAAGCCACAGCTATCAACTGAGGGTAAAACTCAGGGTCTCAAGATTGAAATCAAGAGCAAAAGCAAAGTCCGTCCAGGCTCACTTTTCGACGAGGTGCGGAAGACGGCTCGGTTAAACCAGCGGCCCAGAAATCAGGACAGTTCCAGCGATGAGGATTCTCCTTCTGCAGCAGAAGAGCAAGCTGCATCTCAGAGACTCTCTCGGAGTAAATCCCGTTCTACAACCAGTCCAAGGTCCCGACATAGAGGCAGGTCCCATTCATACAGCAGGAGCAGGTCCAGGAGCTTCAGCTATTCTTCCAG AAGCTACAGTAGAAGTAGAAGCAGAAGGAAGCACAGTAGAGACCGTTTTCGTTCTCGAAGTAGTAGCTATCGTAG ccacACCTACAGTAGAAGTCGTTCCAGAAGTTGGTCCAGGGGTCGCCGGAAGTCAAG ATCGTACACTTATGACAGCTACTCCAGTCGCAGCCGCAGTGGGAGCAGAAGGCGGCACCATAGACGAAGTAAAAGCAGATCCAG ATCGTACCGCTCCTACAGTCGCAGTTCATCAAGGCACGGGAGTCGAAGCAGTCGATACAGCTGA